From one Chryseobacterium sp. 3008163 genomic stretch:
- a CDS encoding NAD(P)/FAD-dependent oxidoreductase: protein MKQPNLFDVIIIGGSYSGLSAAMALGRSLRKTLVIDSGKPCNEQTPHSHNFLTHDGSSPAEISTIAKSQVEEYDTVKFYNGKAISAQKTDFGFEIQTENGERFSSKKLIVATGIVDEVPNIKGFKESWGISLIHCPYCHGYEYKGKKTGIIANGDKAVHIASLVKNLTENVTIMTRGKANFTSEQLEKLKNNQIDIIETEISELKNENGYVKSLVFDDEKEIDFEAVYGAFPFQQHSDIPESLGCELTEMGHIKTDMFQKTNVPGLFVCGDNSSMMRSVSNAVMTGNVAGAMVNMELVTDCF from the coding sequence ATGAAACAGCCTAATTTATTCGACGTTATCATTATCGGGGGAAGCTACTCAGGATTATCTGCCGCAATGGCTTTAGGAAGATCTTTAAGGAAAACTTTAGTTATCGACAGCGGAAAACCTTGTAATGAACAAACACCTCATTCGCATAATTTTCTGACTCATGACGGAAGTTCACCTGCCGAAATTTCAACAATAGCTAAAAGTCAGGTTGAAGAATATGATACGGTAAAGTTTTATAATGGAAAAGCAATTTCAGCTCAAAAAACAGATTTTGGATTTGAAATTCAAACAGAAAACGGTGAAAGATTTAGTTCAAAAAAACTGATTGTTGCTACCGGAATTGTTGACGAAGTTCCAAATATCAAAGGTTTTAAAGAGTCATGGGGAATTTCTCTTATTCACTGTCCGTATTGTCATGGTTATGAATACAAAGGCAAGAAAACTGGAATTATTGCGAATGGAGATAAGGCTGTTCACATCGCTTCTTTAGTAAAAAATCTGACAGAAAATGTTACGATTATGACAAGAGGAAAAGCCAATTTCACTTCTGAACAATTGGAAAAACTTAAAAACAATCAGATTGACATTATTGAAACAGAAATTTCAGAGTTGAAAAATGAAAATGGGTATGTAAAAAGCCTTGTTTTTGATGATGAAAAAGAAATCGATTTTGAAGCGGTTTATGGAGCTTTTCCTTTTCAGCAACATTCTGATATCCCTGAAAGTTTAGGTTGCGAGCTCACAGAAATGGGTCATATCAAAACAGATATGTTTCAGAAAACAAATGTTCCCGGTCTTTTCGTGTGTGGTGACAACTCTTCGATGATGCGTTCGGTTTCCAACGCTGTGATGACAGGAAATGTAGCTGGCGCAATGGTGAATATGGAATTGGTGACGGATTGTTTTTAG
- a CDS encoding RidA family protein, with translation MEKRIINPWTWQNDRNYAQAVEVKNVQSTLYVSGQTAIDDNGVTSNADMRTQVIKTLENLEKVIVQADFELKNIVRLNVYTTDHPAFFENFDIWQNWITRNEIQQASTVIEVKTLFETLKVEMEATVVK, from the coding sequence ATGGAAAAAAGAATCATCAACCCGTGGACATGGCAAAACGACAGAAACTATGCACAAGCCGTAGAAGTTAAAAATGTTCAAAGCACACTCTACGTTTCCGGGCAAACCGCCATTGACGATAACGGAGTTACAAGCAATGCCGACATGAGAACTCAAGTCATTAAAACCTTAGAAAATCTTGAAAAAGTTATTGTTCAGGCAGATTTTGAATTGAAAAACATTGTCCGATTAAATGTTTATACAACAGATCATCCTGCATTTTTCGAAAATTTCGACATCTGGCAAAACTGGATTACGAGAAACGAAATTCAACAAGCGAGTACAGTAATCGAAGTAAAAACTTTATTTGAAACGCTGAAAGTGGAAATGGAGGCGACGGTTGTAAAGTAG
- a CDS encoding GLPGLI family protein: MNKAFTILFLVIISKFNAQNHRFIYEYKYVPDSTKFDSVLTENMRLTVFKDHSEFLSEMKAKRDSAILRSSQKGNGEIGTNLLPGNIRSMVWKNKNNIKNYSTEFIGMESYKVTNETDFKWTLIDETKKIQNYNCQKAVLKFGQREWTAWFTTELPFQDGPHLFRKLPGLIVAIEDSRKHHSFQLIANYKTTDGTSVIKPSHLLKNYEVNRKQFNKKWNDFRKNPISANEQFLLMNPQINNFKSYDENGNEMDANAFKKAGTEKAKKNLVKNNNFLDLELYR; this comes from the coding sequence ATGAATAAAGCTTTCACAATCTTATTTTTAGTTATAATCTCAAAATTTAATGCGCAGAATCATAGATTTATCTATGAATACAAATACGTTCCTGATTCTACAAAATTCGATAGTGTTTTAACCGAAAATATGCGTCTCACGGTTTTTAAAGATCATTCGGAGTTTTTGAGTGAGATGAAAGCAAAAAGGGATTCTGCAATTCTAAGATCTTCACAAAAAGGTAATGGAGAAATCGGGACTAATCTTTTGCCCGGAAATATACGTTCGATGGTTTGGAAAAATAAAAATAATATCAAAAATTATTCTACTGAATTCATAGGGATGGAATCTTATAAAGTGACCAACGAAACTGATTTTAAATGGACATTAATTGATGAAACAAAAAAGATTCAAAACTATAATTGCCAGAAAGCAGTATTAAAGTTTGGACAGCGAGAATGGACAGCTTGGTTTACAACTGAATTACCATTTCAGGACGGTCCGCATTTGTTCAGGAAACTTCCAGGTTTGATTGTGGCTATTGAAGATTCCAGAAAGCATCACTCTTTCCAGCTCATTGCCAATTATAAAACCACTGATGGGACCTCCGTTATCAAACCATCTCATTTACTGAAAAATTATGAGGTCAACAGGAAGCAGTTTAATAAAAAATGGAATGATTTCAGGAAAAATCCGATTAGCGCAAACGAACAGTTTTTATTGATGAATCCACAAATTAATAATTTTAAATCCTACGACGAAAACGGGAATGAAATGGATGCAAATGCTTTTAAAAAAGCAGGAACAGAAAAAGCAAAGAAAAATTTAGTAAAAAACAATAATTTTCTTGATCTCGAATTGTACAGATAA
- a CDS encoding Crp/Fnr family transcriptional regulator gives MNVLKEHINKTISLTDEEFSVVELFFEEQHFKKREMIIHENDQVDHVYFIVSGLLKLFYTDAEAKEHIISFSMEDWWESDYAAFYTQSKATQSLQCLEDTIVSKLSFNDYQQLLTEVPKMTDFFLKKAIGGHISNQRRILSLMTMSAKERYEQFLKYYPSLLQRIPKITLAAYLGLSRETLSRFFLESK, from the coding sequence ATGAATGTCCTCAAAGAACATATTAACAAAACAATTTCGTTAACCGACGAAGAATTTTCGGTTGTTGAGTTATTTTTCGAAGAACAGCATTTCAAAAAACGTGAAATGATTATTCATGAAAATGATCAGGTTGATCATGTCTATTTTATTGTTTCTGGACTTTTAAAACTTTTTTACACTGACGCTGAAGCCAAAGAACACATCATTTCGTTTTCAATGGAAGATTGGTGGGAAAGCGATTATGCAGCGTTTTACACACAATCAAAAGCTACTCAGTCACTGCAATGTCTGGAAGATACGATAGTTTCAAAACTTTCTTTTAATGATTATCAACAACTTCTGACTGAAGTTCCCAAAATGACTGATTTCTTTTTGAAAAAAGCCATCGGCGGACATATTTCAAACCAAAGAAGAATTCTTTCACTGATGACGATGAGCGCAAAAGAACGCTACGAACAGTTTCTGAAATACTACCCTTCTCTTTTGCAGAGAATACCAAAAATCACTTTGGCTGCTTATCTTGGTTTGTCGCGAGAAACTTTGAGCCGCTTTTTTCTGGAATCAAAATAA